One segment of Daphnia magna isolate NIES linkage group LG2, ASM2063170v1.1, whole genome shotgun sequence DNA contains the following:
- the LOC116916624 gene encoding protein Jumonji has translation MTRKKSLNQAQETNTKRPARLEIKNTKTTNVVKSEANGRKRSTNIKRTVETPPLNYDLSSLIDAPVFHPDEKEFNDPIEYLEKIQHECERFGICRIVPPASFKPECQVADGMRFTANNQYVHRMFRRRGTNSCILEAIHRHLRELNINYQPPPCIGGIEVDLPGLYEAVQDLGGPGHVLENNLWSKVADTLKIPQGAHDRFSKLDSIYCKYLLPYATLSDEERKKLMHKIESQKNRHLTDDEDENECVVKGSSMPLSTFYRIARNTLSVWFPNTNSSATDASDLDPAQVEAAYWKLVTKRVAHVRVHSGNIDSGQSGYGFPCNKTSRHPWNLKVLTNNNGSVLRSLGPVPGCTVPTLHVSMLFSASCWYRDPHGLPWIDYLHTGADKIWYGVPSLQESVLHQAMNKLVPDLVKGDKSVWLSSDTVMVPPTMLADQKVSLSRTIQKSGQFVVVWPRAFTSSLSTGYSVSESVCFAPMDWLPIGDACFKELRINNEPTVFSLQQLLWSIAHDSRSTVNVLKRVLPILKPDVDEEIQLRSSLRDFGVQQWRKLPVTSEPSSKDGKKRRQTSVTDDGEMECEICQASLFFSRAECHSKADSPVTWCLMHALKKIKDHPRVTQHIRVFYVHDEAELRKTVQSLQDHIKSKALRRAPAHHRSSTL, from the exons ATGACGAGGAAGAAATCATTGAACCAAGCCCAggaaacaaatacaaaaaggCCAGCGCGATTGGAAATCAAGAATACTAAAACCACCAACGTAGTAAAATCTGAGGCCAACGGCCGCAAGCGTTCTACCAATATCAAGAGGACGGTGGAAACTCCCCCATTAAATTATGACCTGAGTTCGTTGATCGATGCACCCGTCTTCCATCCGGACGAAAAAGAGTTTAATGACCCCATCGAATATTTAGAGAAAATTCAACATGAATGTGAGCGCTTTGGCATCTGCCGCATAGTTCCTCCAGCTTCATTCAAACCCGAGTGCCAAGTAGCAGATGGAATGCGTTTTACTGCTAACAACCAATATGTTCATCGAATGTTTCGCCGGAGAGGCACAAACTCGTGTATTTTAGAAGCCATtcaccgtcatcttagagaaCTCAACATAAATTACCAACCACCCCCTTGCATTGGTGGCATCGAAGTAGATCTCCCTGGCTTGTATGAAGCTGTCCAAGATTTAGGAGGTCCAGGTCACGTCCTCGAGAACAATTTGTGGTCTAAAGTTGCAGATACATTGAAA ATTCCTCAAGGTGCCCATGatcgtttttcaaaattggaCTCCATCTATTGCAAGTACCTGCTCCCATATGCGACTCTGTCGGACGAAGAGCGCAAAAAACTTATGCACAAGATCGAATCCCAGAAGAACCGACATTTAACTGATGACGAAGATGAAAACGAATGCGTCGTTAAGGGCAGCAGTATGCCATTGAGTACGTTTTATCGCATTGCGCGCAATACTTTATCGGTTTGGTTTCCCAATACTAATTCATCAGCCACCGACGCATCGGATTTAGACCCAGCgcag GTCGAAGCCGCTTATTGGAAGCTAGTCACAAAACGTGTTGCACATGTGCGTGTCCATTCTGGTAACATCGATTCAGGCCAGTCTGGTTATGGATTTCCTTGTAACAAGACATCTAGACATCCATGGAACCTGAAAg TGTTGACCAACAATAATGGCTCGGTTTTGCGCAGTCTTGGTCCTGTTCCGGGCTGCACTGTTCCCACGCTACATGTCAGTATGCTTTTCAGTGCCTCGTGTTGGTACCGTGACCCTCATGGCCTGCCATGGATTGATTATTTGCACACTGGAGCAGATAAGATATG GTACGGAGTGCCTTCACTACAAGAGAGTGTTTTACACCAAGCCATGAATAAGCTTGTTCCGGATCTCGTAAAGGGTGACAAATCCGTCTGGTTGTCTTCGGATACTGTCATGGTTCCTCCTACGATGTTAGCCGATCAGAAAGTCAGTCTGAGTCGCACCATACAAAAGTCTGGCCAGTTTGTTGTCGTATGGCCACGAGCGTTTACTTCTTCGCTGTCTACAG GTTATAGCGTTTCAGAAAGCGTCTGCTTCGCTCCTATGGATTGGCTTCCCATTGGGGACGCTTGTTTCAAAGAACTCAGAATCAACAACGAACCAACTGTTTTCTCTTTGCAGCAGTTACTTTGGAGTATTGCTCATGACAGCCGCTCAACTGTCAACGTCTTGAAACGTGTCCTACCCATATTGAAACCGGACGTTGACGAAGAAATTCAACTGCGATCCAGTCTAAGGGACTTTGGTGTTCAACAGTGGCGAAAGTTGCCAGTTACATCTGAGCCGAGCTCGAAAGATGGGAAAAAGCGACGGCAGACTTCTGTCACTGATGACGGAGAAATGGAGTGCGAAATATGCCAAGCTAGTCTCTTCTTTTCGCGAGCTGAATGCCATTCCAAAGCAGATTCACCTGTAACTTGGTGTCTGATGCATGCTCTTAAGAAAATCAAAGACCACCCACGAGTCACGCAGCATATTAGGGTGTTCTACGTTCACGATGAAGCAGAGCTTCGTAAAACAGTGCAAAGTCTGCAAGATCACATCAAAAGTAAAGCCTTGCGAAGGGCGCCGGCGCATCACCGAAGCTCGACTTTGTAA
- the LOC116916630 gene encoding transient receptor potential channel pyrexia, whose product MGKYDMPSTLSDQKCSEERRDNKDFRTRSGRAKVRKYANRQAFQDRRKPWTTTNGATCSPNHFDTAVDDPTFSISSESNTSRTELKNCTIQAGEPSLWLSGSSVWTEDQLKNSIDELLSNQEASSVHIKTILGSTEQSRNWCELPSSCYNAAILYASMTTNIAMLRFFLQHGASPKAADCEQRTALHYAASSSAVAAADCIISLREYGAEINPWDKLGVATPLICAAAAGNADAVKVLLHAGADVNAGLADPKYPDSSTPLVWAVRARSATCAIHLLEAGAAVNSPQAYSEAPIHVAATQGDTDLMELLLQKKADIRVLFGRERMSALHLAAERGNSGCIHLLLNAKADCNTVNFRGQTPLHLATLSQSVESVAALLEAGARHDICDNELKSPLHSAIIKTSRSTDIVHLLITAGADINGRDNFGCTPLHLAAINENSKAATVLVQAGADLSAKTKGGVSALDFLVRRTPDVLATIPRRLDSAVIVADHDPLDPDCELHLDFNVIVPGGDQQRLGETGFLITLVAAGQRHILQHPIIRAFLHLKWFKIRSLFIVSLLFHAVFVLSLSANILSIYVVHRNRNCSVANNQQPPLNNESDVMWDSTHCLYPQWPLWLQDAFKYLNLAFGALSLGKEFFQLLQTPSEYVRSSENYIQCFLIIGVVAINLPKNLNHGDWQQHMAAIIIVVAWMELMMHVGRFPVFGLYVQMFTTVAANIAKFLTAYMSLIIGFSLGLSVLYPETKSLALLPYSLVTTVVMMTGELEYSKYFYDDGYRPIYPITTLVVFLAFLLFVVVVLMNLLVGLAVSDIQGLRKSAGLDRLVRQTRLIARMESIVFSPWLNQLPCWFDTRARKFIQRKILVVPPTHHRLYTVRPNDPRDNRFPPDIKDNILKILLAKPHKKSYRELHRSNTNQSAPLTEELFDELMQNVHRLCHNCVSQIVLMNSSVENRLSKLENQWISTKKQLDTLIGILTERPLPPGPSPADSNTMQIPLDFLAIISKQKYFKGKKSKGILI is encoded by the exons ATGGGGAAATATGACATGCCCAGCACACTCAGTGATCAAAAGTGCAGTGAAGAGAGACGGGATAACAAAGACTTTCGAACGAGAAGCGGTCGTGCAAAAGTTCGAAAGTATGCTAATCGTCAAGCATTTCAAGATCGTCGAAAGCCATGGACAACCACAAATGGCGCAACTTGCAGTCCTAATCATTTCGATACCGCGGTGGACGATCCGACTTTTAGCATATCCAGCGAATCGAATACTAGTCGCACAGAATTGAAGAATTGCACTATTCAGGCTGGAGAACCATCTTTATGGCTCAGCGGTTCCTCTGTTTGGACAGAGGATCAACTTAAGAACAGTATAGACGAATTACTGAGTAACCAAGAAGCGAGCTCAGTCCACATCAAAACCATACTAGGATCAACTGAACAGTCACGCAATTGGTGTGAATTACCTTCTTCCTGTTACAATGCAGCAATCCTGTACGCTTCAATGACGACCAACATTGCGATGTTACGGTTTTTTCTTCAGCACGGAGCTAGCCCCAAAGCTGCAGATTGCGAGCAGAGAACAGCACTACATTATGCTGCCAGTTCTTCGGCTGTGGCAGCAGCCGACTGTATAATTTCACTGAGAGAATACGGTGCTGAAATCAATCCTTGGGATAAACTCGGAGTTGCTACTCCGTTGATTTGTGCCGCAGCCGCAGGAAACGCTGATGCGGTTAAAGTTCTGCTTCACGCCGGTGCGGATGTCAATGCTGGTTTAGCCGACCCCAAATATCCCGACAGTTCGACGCCTCTCGTTTGGGCCGTTCGGGCCCGTAGTGCCACTTGCGCAATCCATTTACTTGAAGCCGGAGCTGCTGTCAACAGTCCGCAGGCGTATAGCGAAGCACCGATACACGTAGCAGCAACTCAAGGAGACACAGATTTGATGGAGCTGCTCTTGCAGAAAAAGGCAGACATTCGTGTACTGTTCGGTCGTGAACGAATGAGTGCCTTGCATTTGGCAGCGGAGCGTGGAAACTCTGGTTGCATTCATTTGTTACTGAATGCCAAAGCAGATTGTAACACCGTTAATTTTCGCGGCCAAACTCCTCTACATTTGGCTACTTTATCACAATCAGTTGAATCTGTCGCAGCACTGCTAGAAGCCGGAGCGAGGCACGACATTTGTGATAACGAGCTCAAATCTCCACTACACAGCGCTATCATTAAAACCTCACGTTCCACTGATATTGTGCATCTTTTGATCACTGCGGGAGCTGATATAAACGGGCGTGACAATTTCGGTTGCACACCTCTTCATCTTGCAGCCATCAATGAGAATTCCAAGGCTGCTACAGTCCTCGTTCAAGCTGGAGCAGATCTGTCAGCCAAAACAAAAGGCGGGGTCTCTGCTCTGGACTTTCTGGTTCGACGAACTCCGGACGTTCTTGCCACTATTCCCCGTCGACTCGATTCCGCTGTGATAGTGGCAGATCACGATCCACTTGACCCCGATTGCGAACTGCATTTGGATTTCAACGTTATCGTGCCCGGAGGAGATCAACAACGTCTCGGTGAAACGGGATTTTTGATTACTCTAGTGGCAGCCGGACAGAGACACATTCTTCAGCATCCGATTATAAGAGCCTTTTTGCACTTGAAATGGTTCAAGATTCGCTCGCTTTTCAtcgtttctcttctttttcacgCCGTTTTTGTCCTCTCTCTGAGTGCCAACATCCTTTCAATCTACGTCGTCCATCGCAACCGCAACTGTTCAGTAGCCAATAACCAGCAACCGCCATTGAACAATGAATCGGATGTAATGTGGGATTCAACCCATTGTCTATATCCTCAATGGCCGTTGTGGTTACAAGACGCttttaaatacttgaatttg GCTTTTGGAGCTCTATCGTTAGGAAAAGAATTCTTCCAGCTGCTTCAAACGCCAAGCGAATATGTTCGCAGCTCTGAAAACTACATACAGTGCTTCCTCATTATCGGTGTTGTGGCCATCAATCTGCCCAAGAATTTGAACCACGGAGACTGGCAACAACATATGGCTGCAATAATTATAGTAGTGGCTTGGATGGAACTCATGATGCACGTTGGAAGATTCCCAG TGTTTGGACTCTACGTGCAAATGTTCACCACCGTTGCTGCCAATATCGCCAAGTTCCTAACGGCCTATATGAGTTTGATTATTGGTTTCTCTTTAGGATTATCCGTTCTCTACCCTGAAACAAAATCTCTTGCACTTCTACCGTATTCTTTGGTAACCACAGTCGTGATGATGACAGGAGAGCTCGAGTACAGCAAATACTTTTACGACGATGGTTATAGACCTATTTATCCAATCACCACACTTGTGGTCTTCTTagcctttcttcttttcgttgtCGTCGTGCTGATGAACTTACTCGTTGGTTTGGCCGTCTCCGACATTCAAGGCCTTCGCAAATCGGCTGGATTGGATCGCTTAGTCAGGCAAACACGACTGATTGCTCGTATGGAAAGCATTGTTTTTTCTCCTTGGTTGAATCAACTGCCGTGCTGGTTTGACACACGAGCTAGAAAATTTATACAGAGAAAAATTCTCGTTGTGCCTCCTACTCACCACCGACTGTACACTGTCCGACCTAACGATCCGCGTGACAATCGTTTTCCTCCGGACATCAAAGacaatattttgaaaattctGTTGGCTAAACCACACAAGAAATCCTATCGTGAGCTTCATCGCAGTAATACGAATCAGTCGGCTCCTCTGACTGAAGAATTATTCGATGAGTTGATGCAAAATGTGCATCGACTGTGCCACAATTGCGTGTCGCAGATAGTCCTCATGAATAGTTCGGTGGAAAATCGATTGTCTAAACTAGAGAATCAATGGATTTCCACGAAAAAACAGTTAGACACGTTGATCGGAATACTAACGGAGAGGCCATTACCACCGGGTCCCTCCCCGGCGGACAGCAACACAATGCAAATTCCCCTGGACTTTCTAGCCATAATTTCTAAACAAAAGTATTTCAAAGGGAAGAAAAGTAAAGGAATTTTGATTTAA
- the LOC116916794 gene encoding cholinesterase → MGRWMHFWMAGLFFWMSASLAQDPSVVLPQGEIRGVKKPSNKRSTVVAFLGIPYAQPPVGPLRFRMPEEIQPSNKAIIATQFGPACPQPDMDRLKTSEDCLFVNVWVPELPVDLSVKTYPVIVFLEGEMFIQGNPGKYPAEDLAAEGLVVVSVHYRLGIFGFLSLESPETPGNMGLWDQHMALKWVQKNIGKFGGDPSRVTLMGHGSGAASVSMHMVSPTSKGLFERVIVMSGSLFAPWAISHYPKDAAQAVAYLLGCRSHRVDEHLLHCLREREVPDILQAFSRHQKDLNTTELFGPVVDSFAPMESAFFGKNPQATLQKGDFDKKMRVMTGVAESEGAGMLSMIRNLARRTYDDLVHLVRTASIPRAVDFYGFRTAWQAVYRTIRYHYFDKVADKDKAGMLQQLLQFYSEAYYKAPHDHFVTGLVRNNVPTYIYRYAHATSDPFNNVLNTTGAPHGSELLYLFGPTVYRQEIGVGFSRQDEAVSDLMKRAWLEFASLGDPTPSQFGFKWEPSTKDELKNYEIREQLARVPYPRHKVEFWNEFLPSLERAARGEEDVANPTNRPPFDSRFRGGLAGRTIKYRTSATPPSQSPTSSPPPPVYHVHPPSPPLSQYYFNHSDQAPSRRLPSLEKRCTIRSRNNRRLHDRLSDRFTLSYHSDDDCYWVNPVQRCDTVKAGRTCWLQLEEQAKMARLRKRRLNDNPQIRLANILHSSLGALPPGQVQVSLRRRRSVSRLAYCYQSQPDLRCRSAAFPHADNNELILTAL, encoded by the exons ATGGGCCGATGGATGCATTTCTGGATGGCCGGCCTCTTCTTCTGGATGAGTGCTAGCTTGGCTCAGGATCCTAGTGTCGTCCTACCCCAGGGCGAGATACGAGGC gtaAAAAAACCTTCGAATAAGCGTTCTACCGTTGTCGCTTTCCTCGGCATTCCTTATGCTCAGCCGCCTGTAGGACCACTCCGTTTCCGG ATGCCCGAAGAAATTCAACCGTCAAACAAGGCCATCATCGCCACCCAATTTGGGCCGGCGTGCCCACAGCCTGACATGGATCGATTGAAAACGTCAGAAGATTGTCTTTTCGTGAACGTTTGGGTTCCAGag ttaCCAGTGGACTTATCGGTCAAGACCTATCCTGTTATTGTGTTCCTGGAGGGTGAAATGTTCATTCAAGGTAATCCTGGCAAGTATCCGGCTGAGGATCTGGCAGCTGAAGGACTTGTCGTCGTCTCCGTTCACTATCGCTTGGGTATTTTCG gCTTTTTGTCATTGGAGAGCCCGGAAACACCTGGCAACATGGGCCTCTGGGACCAGCACATGGCCCTCAAATGGGTTCAGAAAAACATAGGCAAATTTGGAGGTGATCCGTCTCGTGTCACGCTTATGGGTCACGGATCGGGAGCAGCCAGTGTTTCCATGCACATGGTTTCCCCAACCTCGAAAG GACTATTTGAACGAGTCATAGTCATGTCTGGATCGCTTTTCGCACCATGGGCTATTTCGCATTATCCGAAAGATGCCGCCCAAGCTGTTGCCTATTTACTTGGGTGTCGATCTCACCGTGTCGACGAGCATTTGCTTCACTGTCTGCGAGAGCGTGAAGTGCCCGACATTCTGCAAGCCTTTTCTCGCCATCAGAAAGATCTGAACACCACCGAATTGTTCGGTCCCGTTGTCGACAGTTTCGCGCCGATGGAATCAgcattttttggcaaaaatcctCAAGCAACTTTGCAAAAAGGCGATTTCGATAAGAAAATGCGTGTCATGACCGGCGTGGCAGAAAGCGAAGGCGCTGGCATGTTGA GTATGATTCGTAATTTGGCCCGTCGGACGTACGACGATCTAGTGCATTTGGTTCGGACAGCTTCGATCCCGCGAGCTGTCGACTTTTACGGTTTTCGTACCGCATGGCAAGCTGTCTATCGTACGATTCGTTACCACTATTTCGACAAAGTTGCTGACAAAGATAAAGCCGGCATGTTGCAGCAGCTGCTTCAGTTCTATTCGGAGGCTTACTATAAAGCTCCGCACGATCATTTCGTGACTGGGCTGGTCAGAAATAACGTGCCGACTTACATCTACCGTTACGCCCACGCCACCTCAGATCCGTTCAACAATGTCCTGAATACGACAG GAGCTCCTCATGGCTCAGAATTGCTGTACTTGTTCGGTCCCACCGTCTACCGTCAAGAGATTGGGGTAGGTTTCAGCCGACAGGACGAGGCCGTCAGTGACTTGATGAAACGTGCCTGGCTCGAATTCGCTTCTTTGGG AGACCCCACGCCGTCACAGTTTGGATTCAAATGGGAACCGTCAACTAAAGATGAACTGAAAAACTACGAAATTCGCGAACAGCTGGCTCGTGTACCTTACCCACGACACAAAGTGGAATTCTGGAACGAGTTTTTACCGTCATTGGAACGAGCTGCGCGTGGAGAAGAAGACGTTGCCAATCCTACCAACAGGCCCCCATTCGACAGCCGATTCCGTGGCG GACTTGCCGGCAGAACTATCAAATATCGCACCAGTGCAACGCCACCATCACAATCACCCACATCATCACCTCCACCGCCCGTCTATCATGTCCATCCTCCATCACCACCATTGTCGCAATATTACTTCAACCATTCCGATCAAGCGCCGTCTCGCCGTCTTCCTTCGCTGGAGAAGAGATGCACCATTCGATCGAGGAACAATCGACGCCTTCACGACCGTTTAAGCGATCGCTTTACCCTCAGTTATCATAGCGATGATGACTGCTATTGGGTCAATCCCGTTCAGCGCTGCGACACCGTCAAAGCGGGACGCACATGCTGGCTGCAGCTGGAGGAGCAAGCCAAAATGGCTCGTCTGAGAAAGAGGAGACTGAACGACAATCCGCAAATTCGTTTGGCCAACATTCTGCATTCATCGCTGGGCGCACTCCCGCCGGGCCAGGTACAGGTGTCTCTACGTCGTCGTCGGTCGGTATCCCGTTTAGCCTACTGCTATCAATCGCAGCCCGACTTGCGTTGTCGTTCGGCCGCCTTCCCGCACGCGGATAACAATGAGCTCATCCTGACTGCATTGTGA
- the LOC116916680 gene encoding serine/threonine-protein kinase 3 isoform X1, with product MSSKNELKKLSEESLTRQPEEVFDIICKLGEGSYGSVFQALHKESGQVLAIKQVPVDTDLQEIIKEISIMQQCDSPYVVKYYGSYFKNTDLWIVMEYCGAGSVSDIMRLRKKTLSEVEIATVLMDTLRGLEYLHLRRKIHRDIKAGNILLNSEGHAKLADFGVAGQLTDTMAKRNTVIGTPFWMAPEVIQEIGYDCVADIWSLGITALEMAEGKPPYGDIHPMRAIFMIPTKPPPSFREPDKWSPEFIDFVSRCLVKNPDERATATELLQNEFIGMAQPASILSQMIAEAKEIRENMVYRLSGRNLVESDDDEPDSGTMINASANDRTLVPSQDIYDGTMIGSRTSEGTMIEHCTGTLVPHGRKGGRTMTDDDDLADNLGTMVINTDEEEEDADSTMKRHQTSDGQTNKGKYRPLFLDHFEKKDAEKLSVDGAAPAQVSPASTVAQPIPMTPEEQKRFESNLQRQLNQISAGSTVGVIARTVMSAPSQEPAPVAVIPPSIPGANAHAENPVKMQRPFMDGDFEFFKRNSFVSNLNNHPLLILDTGYLLQLCYCHSAHSWLPIFFFCLFLVCFIPVVASFEVLVGGYRRCV from the exons ATGTCTTCCAAAAa tgaatTAAAGAAGCTGTCCGAGGAGAGTTTAACTCGGCAACCAGAAGAAGTCTTTGACATCATATGCAAATTGGGAGAAGg GTCTTATGGCAGTGTTTTCCAAGCCCTGCACAAGGAGTCAGGGCAAGTTTTGGCGATCAAACAGGTCCCAGTTGACACAGATTTGCAGGAAATCATAAAAGAAATCTCCATAATGCAACAGTGTGATTCTCCATATGTAGTCAAATATTATGGGtcatatttcaaaaatacagaCCTCTGG ATTGTAATGGAATATTGTGGGGCTGGATCAGTATCTGACATCATGCGGTTAAGGAAGAAAACTTTGTCTGAAGTTGAAATTGCCACAGTCTTGATGGATACCCTTCGTGGGTTAGAGTACCTACACTTGAGAAGGAAAATTCACAGAGACATCAAAGCTGGAAACATTCTCCTGAATTCAGAAGGGCATGCCAAATTAGCAGATTTTGGGGTAGCCGGCCAATTAACA GATACTATGGCTAAACGAAACACCGTGATTGGAACGCCTTTCTGGATGGCGCCCGAAGTGATCCAAGAAATAGGTTACGATTGCGTGGCTGATATTTGGAGCTTAG gAATTACGGCTTTGGAAATGGCTGAAGGTAAACCGCCTTACGGAGATATTCATCCGATGCGAGCAATATTCATGATTCCGACCAAGCCCCCGCCGTCTTTTCGAGAGCCCGACAAGTGGTCGCCGGAATTCATAGACTTCGTCTCGAG GTGCCTTGTAAAAAATCCTGATGAACGTGCCACCGCTACTGAACTCTTGCAAAATGAGTTCATTGGAATGGCTCAACCAGCTTCTATTCTCAGTCAAATGATAGCTGAAGCCAAAGAAATACGAGAAAATATGGTGTACCGGCTAAGCGGAAGAAACTTGGTTGAGTCG GATGACGATGAACCCGACAGTGGAACCATGATCAACGCCTCAGCCAATGATAGAACGCTGGTGCCATCACAGGACATTTACGATGGAACAATGATTGGAAGTCGAACCAGCGAGGGCACAATGATCGAACATTGTACCGGAACTCTAGTACCTCACGGCCGAAAGGGTGGTCGAACAATgactgatgatgatgatctGGCCGACAACTTAGGCACCATGGTTATTAATACGgacgaggaggaagaagacgCCGATTCCACAATGAAAA GGCATCAAACTTCAGATGGTCAGACAAACAAGGGCAAATACCGTCCACTATTTCTTGATCATTTCGAAAAGAAAGATGCTGAGAAGCTATCGGTGGACGGTGCTGCTCCCGCACAAGTCTCTCCGGCCTCGACTGTCGCCCAGCCCATTCCCATGACACCGGAGGAACAGAAACGTTTCGAAAGCAATTTGCAGCGCCAGCTAAATCAAATATCGGCTG GCTCGACGGTTGGCGTGATAGCACGAACAGTAATGTCGGCACCCAGTCAAGAACCGGCTCCAGTAGCTGTTATCCCGCCATCAATTCCTGGCGCCAATGCTCATGCGGAGAATCCCGTTAAAATGCAACGGCCTTTCATGGACGGAGATTTTGAATTC TTCAAAAGAAATAGCTTCGTGAGCAATCTGAACAATCACCCTCTTCTCATTCTTGACACCGGATACCTCCTTCAGCTGTGCTATTGCCACAGCGCACATTCCTGgctccccattttttttttctgtttgtttctgGTCTGTTTCATTCCGGTTGTAGCGAGTTTTGAAGTGCTCGTAGGGGGATATCGGAGATGCGTTTGA
- the LOC116916680 gene encoding serine/threonine-protein kinase 3 isoform X2: MSSKNELKKLSEESLTRQPEEVFDIICKLGEGSYGSVFQALHKESGQVLAIKQVPVDTDLQEIIKEISIMQQCDSPYVVKYYGSYFKNTDLWIVMEYCGAGSVSDIMRLRKKTLSEVEIATVLMDTLRGLEYLHLRRKIHRDIKAGNILLNSEGHAKLADFGVAGQLTDTMAKRNTVIGTPFWMAPEVIQEIGYDCVADIWSLGITALEMAEGKPPYGDIHPMRAIFMIPTKPPPSFREPDKWSPEFIDFVSRCLVKNPDERATATELLQNEFIGMAQPASILSQMIAEAKEIRENMVYRLSGRNLVESDDDEPDSGTMINASANDRTLVPSQDIYDGTMIGSRTSEGTMIEHCTGTLVPHGRKGGRTMTDDDDLADNLGTMVINTDEEEEDADSTMKRHQTSDGQTNKGKYRPLFLDHFEKKDAEKLSVDGAAPAQVSPASTVAQPIPMTPEEQKRFESNLQRQLNQISAGSTVGVIARTVMSAPSQEPAPVAVIPPSIPGANAHAENPVKMQRPFMDGDFEFLKFLSFEELQQRMSNLDSEMEREIYDLRRRYQAKRQPIQDAIDQKKKRQQNF; encoded by the exons ATGTCTTCCAAAAa tgaatTAAAGAAGCTGTCCGAGGAGAGTTTAACTCGGCAACCAGAAGAAGTCTTTGACATCATATGCAAATTGGGAGAAGg GTCTTATGGCAGTGTTTTCCAAGCCCTGCACAAGGAGTCAGGGCAAGTTTTGGCGATCAAACAGGTCCCAGTTGACACAGATTTGCAGGAAATCATAAAAGAAATCTCCATAATGCAACAGTGTGATTCTCCATATGTAGTCAAATATTATGGGtcatatttcaaaaatacagaCCTCTGG ATTGTAATGGAATATTGTGGGGCTGGATCAGTATCTGACATCATGCGGTTAAGGAAGAAAACTTTGTCTGAAGTTGAAATTGCCACAGTCTTGATGGATACCCTTCGTGGGTTAGAGTACCTACACTTGAGAAGGAAAATTCACAGAGACATCAAAGCTGGAAACATTCTCCTGAATTCAGAAGGGCATGCCAAATTAGCAGATTTTGGGGTAGCCGGCCAATTAACA GATACTATGGCTAAACGAAACACCGTGATTGGAACGCCTTTCTGGATGGCGCCCGAAGTGATCCAAGAAATAGGTTACGATTGCGTGGCTGATATTTGGAGCTTAG gAATTACGGCTTTGGAAATGGCTGAAGGTAAACCGCCTTACGGAGATATTCATCCGATGCGAGCAATATTCATGATTCCGACCAAGCCCCCGCCGTCTTTTCGAGAGCCCGACAAGTGGTCGCCGGAATTCATAGACTTCGTCTCGAG GTGCCTTGTAAAAAATCCTGATGAACGTGCCACCGCTACTGAACTCTTGCAAAATGAGTTCATTGGAATGGCTCAACCAGCTTCTATTCTCAGTCAAATGATAGCTGAAGCCAAAGAAATACGAGAAAATATGGTGTACCGGCTAAGCGGAAGAAACTTGGTTGAGTCG GATGACGATGAACCCGACAGTGGAACCATGATCAACGCCTCAGCCAATGATAGAACGCTGGTGCCATCACAGGACATTTACGATGGAACAATGATTGGAAGTCGAACCAGCGAGGGCACAATGATCGAACATTGTACCGGAACTCTAGTACCTCACGGCCGAAAGGGTGGTCGAACAATgactgatgatgatgatctGGCCGACAACTTAGGCACCATGGTTATTAATACGgacgaggaggaagaagacgCCGATTCCACAATGAAAA GGCATCAAACTTCAGATGGTCAGACAAACAAGGGCAAATACCGTCCACTATTTCTTGATCATTTCGAAAAGAAAGATGCTGAGAAGCTATCGGTGGACGGTGCTGCTCCCGCACAAGTCTCTCCGGCCTCGACTGTCGCCCAGCCCATTCCCATGACACCGGAGGAACAGAAACGTTTCGAAAGCAATTTGCAGCGCCAGCTAAATCAAATATCGGCTG GCTCGACGGTTGGCGTGATAGCACGAACAGTAATGTCGGCACCCAGTCAAGAACCGGCTCCAGTAGCTGTTATCCCGCCATCAATTCCTGGCGCCAATGCTCATGCGGAGAATCCCGTTAAAATGCAACGGCCTTTCATGGACGGAGATTTTGAATTC CTCAAGTTCCTGAGTTTCGAAGAACTTCAACAGAGAATGTCCAACCTGGACTCTGAGATGGAGCGCGAGATTTATGATTTGCGCCGACGCTACCAGGCCAAACGCCAACCCATTCAGGATGCCATCGATCAGAAAAAGAAGCGCCAGCAAAACTTTTGA